DNA from Panthera leo isolate Ple1 chromosome D2, P.leo_Ple1_pat1.1, whole genome shotgun sequence:
CTAAGAAGGCTACCTGCATGCTCTCCCCACTGGCAGCCAGCACTCTCTGGAGGTCTTAGCCAGTGCAATTTGGGTTTCCATCTTGTACCCTGTAACCTTGCTGAGCTCGTTTATTAGCTCTAACAGTTTTTGACAATTCCTTAGCATTCCCTATAGACAagaccatgtcatctgcaaatatagttttgcttcttcctttacaatctggttggttttgtttctttttcttgcccagtTGCCCAACCACTGCAGTTTGACGAGATAAAGAAGCCATAACGATTGTGAAGGAAGAAACACAACTGTTGTTTGCAGAGGTCATAGCtatatgcaaagaaaatacaaagaatctaCCAAGTATTACAATTTAAGTTATTTTAGTAAGACCACTCAATAGAAACAGTCCACATACTAAAGTTAATAGAATCTCTACATACCagcaaacataaatataaaacatctaaGAATCTAGTGAAAGATGCACAAAAATACTTttctgaaaaccacaaaatggTTTTAAGAAAACTTgcaaaagaccaaaagaaatgGAGGGATATACCATGTTAATGGATTGAAGATTCAGTATTGTAGGGATAAAAAATGGCCCCCAACTGGTCTGTATACTCCATAGAAATCAGTCAAACTCTAGCATTTCTTTGGTGtggaaactgacaagctgattctacaATGCTTTGTGGAAATGCAAAGGCCTTCTTCATTCTGCAGGGATCACCTGGAGGACAGGATTGAGACAACTCAGGTCACCTCTCGCTCGTCCAATGGAAGCACTTGTGTGTTTTTTGCCCTGACCATGTCTGTAGACATTCCAGCCCAATACAGCAatcccttcttcttccccatcAGACCAGAGAACCTGTCAATCTCTTGCCATTGAGAATGTTCAGTTGTGAGTCAGTTGCACCAGTTCACTCTGTCCTGCAAAGGGGATACTTAACAACTTTTCCAAGTGGCCCGGAAAGGCCACTGATAGGCGTGAACGTCACCTTGAAAGGTAGGGTGGCTGGCACCTCTTGTCTCAGGACCCCAGGTGAAATGGAAATAGTCCCAGTTTAGTAGCCTGCTATCCAAACATATAGAGAACCCCTATCATGTGTGTGCTATGATGTTATTAGAAAttactggaggggcgcctgggtggctcagttggttgagcatctaacttcggctcaggccatgatctcgcagttcctgagttccagccccacatcaggcttgctgcagTCCTGcagtcagtgtagagcccacttcagatcctttgtccccctctctctgagcctcccccgcttgtactgtctcaaaaataaaataaaacgtaaaaaaaaaaactaaaaacaaagaaactactGGAGTGTGGGCTTTGTTGGAATGTGTGTGtacaataaatgagaaaaagtaaacaagatATTCTGTTTGGACCACTGCCAGGTAAAGTGAGTCTTTGTGCATTGACAGAGATCAGATCGGAAGCGAAGTTAAAGAGGCACAAACGGAGAATAATGATGGCTACTTTCTTTTGGCGAAGTTGCTTCACTGCATAAGAAAAGAGACAACACGAGTTTAAAGTTTGTTCCATTTTCTCAATACGGTGTGTTGACCCCGCAAGTTCAACAGCATTTGGGTGAAAATGCAGGTTGCCTGTTAACAGAGACAGACGCGATGGCTGCTCATTACCTTGAGTACAACTTCACGGGGATCGGATGACTGTGGTTTGTGGGGACTTCCACTTTAATGAACTTCACATGGACACCTGCCACAACACAGTCCCCATAATGAAATCACTTAGGTTTATGGGAAAAGCTCTCAGCCCTGCGGGCTACGCTTTTGACCGCATGCTTTCACCATTTCCTGCCTAAAGTGAGAGCCCCAAGGAGCTGAATGCTGTCAACCAGGGAGACCACAGAAGCCACTAGAACACCTGTAAGACCAGGGGCGTGAGGCTTGGATTCTGGGCAAGATGTGGCATGATGTGGGCCAGGGTCTGACCCAGCCCTGGGAGGGACCTAACACAGGTGAAGTCCTCCTCCCTGGCACAGGGACAGGACGCCGAGAACACGTCCACCACTTGGTACCTGGGTGGGCTGTTCCCAGTGTTATTTCCCAGGTCCTAAAGCCAGCGAGTCTTGATCCCTGAGAGCTTTCTCTCCTGAGCTGTGGGCATGCCGTGCTGCCCAGGAATCCTGGGGCTGTTCCACACCGAACTGCCCAACCCAACTCTCAGACTGTGCTATTTATTGTGGACCAACTGAAATCAGTGCTTTGGGCGCCCCCGGCACCCCATTATTCCCCCAGCGCAGTCTGTGTTCTCTGCTAAGCGGAAGGCAGGGAAACCAGAGCCCATATAGGTTTAGCATCAACATGCCATCAGCTTTCTGGGATGGTGGAGCCTAAGTTTCCAGTGAGCACACAGAGCTCTGCTATCCCTGAATAGAGTATTTCTTCTGAATGCCTGAGATTCTGGTCCAAATCGGGACTGTGGTGCCTGGGATTCGGAGCCCAGGTAGCCCCACGGGGAGAGGAGGATGGAGTGAGTCGGGAGGGTACCTGAGGCTGGCGGGTGGCAGCCAGCCACGCTGCCTAGCTGGCCGGGGCTCCCTCGTCCCTTCTCTCCTGCGTGGCGGCACTCACAGTCCCCTGGCTCCGGCCGGCCTGGCAGCCCAGCAAGATGCTGGCTGGAGCATCCAGGCCTGTGGCTGCcacaggggagaggagagcaggctCCCCCTGCAGACCCGAGGGCGCGAGCCGGGTCAGGGCTCAGTGGTGCGACAGAGGGCATGCCAGCGCTTCACCAGCTCCTTGGGCTTGCTGAACATCTCGTTCCAGTGCTCCAGCTGCTTGCCCCGGGCATACATGTAGGGGCCCACCACCACCCGGCCCAGCGCGTGGCTCTCTGCGGGGGAGGGAAAACGTTGTCACTCTCTGGACCACAGAAACCACATCACTTCAGCAACATCCCccgtgccttctctctctctctcacttactcCTCTTTTCGAAGGGTGGAGCaagccccctccctctctaagCATGAGCTGACAGCCCCCAAAGGACCCTGCCTTTGCTCTGGAGTCGGAGATGGAAAAGGGAGCCCAGGTGGAGAGCCAGCCCTATGGGGTCACctactctgcctctccccctcctcatgAGACATCTTAAGCCAGCCTCATGCCAAAGAGCTGAGGGAGAAAGGGGTCCCTCCGGAAAGAAGCCCTCTTCCATCACCTCCACGCTGCCTGAACGCTCCTCCTTTGCCCGTGTCCCCAACAGccctgccggggtgggggggcagcctTACTCTCTCCTTCGGCGCCCTGCAGCACGGTCAGGCTGAGGCTGGCAGTGTCCAGCTCAGCGGGGTCGGCCTTGAAGCTGAAAGTCTCGCTGTACACGGGGTTGGCGGAGCCCAGGACAGCCGAAGTCTTCTTGCACTTGACAAACTTGTTGTGGTTCATCAGAGACACTTTGACACACACACCTGCGGGGCAGTGCAGACCGTGGGCTGGGAGGAGTGGGTGGGGTCCAGCCTCTGGCCTGTGGGAGGTCTGGCTGGGAGGGTGCGGCCCACCCTGGGCGCCAGGACCCCCCATTGCTCACAGCCACTATAGCCGGAGGGCGTTACAAGAGGAAACAGGGTTGATTAGTGTATGGCCTCACGCCCCGAGGAAACGCTGggctcccttcctcttccttcctctgtgcctcctgaacTCGCTCACGGCTCGGCTGGCCCTTGTTTACCCGGGCCTGGCACCACACGCCCATCCCTCCCTTTGGTGGAGGGGGGCCCTCCCTGCCTGCTGACTGCTCAGGCTCCCTGGGGCCCCTTAAACACCTTCTGCTTCAGAGGGCTGAATTTTTGGAGTGGGGCTCATATGGGTTTTGGATCCACAGTGGAAGGTTGAATGACAACTTGCTTACAGTGACCCAGATGCGGAGACACACAAATGGCAGACAGCCACCAccttgctgggggggggggaggcgggggtatACATACATAAGGGCAGGACATTATGCTGAGCCAGAGCAGGGCCTTCGCTCCTCCAGCTGCTGGGTTCTGGGGGGCTAGAGGAAGCAGCACCCCATGCTGCCTGTCGGCCCGGGATGCCTCTTCTTCCAGCCAGGCGCCATGCCTTGTGTGCAGGGGAACCCTCCCTGGGGGCAAGGGGGCACGGGGTCTGGCCCTGGAGGAACTGGAGTCCTTCACAGAAGGGCAGAGGTAGAGGCAGGATCAATCTAAGGTGGGTTCAATCTAAGGAAGTGGTTTCCCACATCACAGTTGTCCACAGAGGGTGGTGACCACTCCCGTGGCGGCTCAGACACAGGCAGGAATTGCATGGCCAGGGGCAAGGGGCAGACTCCAGCTCCCGGCCCCAAGTTCACAGGACAGAACCTGCCCGGGGGAGGAGAACTTACTGACAAAACTCGTGTCCTCCTGGAGCTGGAGGCCCTTGGCTCGCAGCACGACCACGGTCAGGCGGCGCAGGCAGTCGTTGTAGCCGAGGCAGAACTGCAGGTCTCCAAACtcagagggaggctgggaggccgaGAGGAAGGCACCCGGGTCAGTTAGCAGGTGCCGGAGGAGCCACGGTGCCTTCCCGGCTGTGCCTTCCTCCTTGGTCCCGGCAGTCAGGCACTGGTACTGTGTGGCACTTTTCTCCTTTAACCCCACCCTCATTTGGGcttggatggggaaactgaggtctggcCAGCTGAAGGGACTTGCTGAAGATAACTACCATGAGGGGCAGAGCTTAGGACACAGATCCAGGTCTAGGGGATTCCAAAGCCTATTCCAAGCTGCCACCATCCTCTCGGGGGTCAGGAAGATAGAGGGTAAATATTTTCCTCGGTTGGACCATTTGGGGTGTCACCTTTCACAGCTGACTGATTTGGGTGGGAATTTAAGTGTGGACTTTTTACAAGTCTCTGATCTCCAGGGCGAGAGAACCTCAGGCGGCCCTTCCCTGCCCAGGAGCGGCTCCACTCTGCCCCCTTGTCCCATGCACTTGCGGCCCAGGCCCAGAACCCTGAGTCACACCAGTAGGCGCAGTGGGCAGTAGGCTGAGGGCTGTCGCTGGCCGACAGGTGCTGGGTCACACCTGCCCACGGTAGTCTGACACACAGTGGTATATGCCTGGTGACCTTGACCTTTACCTCCAGGCTCTCAGCCTCCAGGTCTCTCCAGATGAGACGCCGGCAGTCACCTGCCAGGGTCTCGTTTTTCAGGGGGAAGAACACCTGGCCCAGGAGCTGATGCTTCCTCTGTCTGTCCACGTGGTACACGGAGAACCTGAGTACCCTTTGAGTGATGCTCTTGCTGGACACCTGGGGGAGATGAGGGTCTGCGCTGGGGTCAGGTGTGGAGACAGGGGATGGGATAGGATGGCGTGCTGTTCTGGACCCAGGAGCTTTTGGTGACAGGCGACTCAACCAGGGACCTGCACACCCCAAGCCCAGGCATCCTCAGGGGGCCCTTTCCAGCAGCGAGCCCAGTACCCCTGGGAAGCGGGAGTGTGTGCCACAGCCTTGCCTTGCAGGGTGTGTTTCGAGGACCAGCAGCGTTCACCACTCACCTGGACTTTGCTAGAAATATAGGACCTGGGCCCCACCTCAGGCCCATGAAGGGAATCTACCATTTAACAGGACCTCCAAGTGATTTGCCTGCACATAAATGTATAGACGGTCTCACACCGGAGCCCAGGGAACCTGCCTGTCTCTGCCATCTGAGTTGGGCACCCCTCTCCCTGAggctgtgtcctcatctgtaatggGGATAGTGTTTCTTACTCTTTGAGTTCCCCACGCAATCATGGGGTCTGATGTTTGGCAGATGGTCAATTAATACTGatttgcttctcttcctcttctccttcccctcccccattaaaACACAAAGAGGCAGAATGAAGTTGGGATGGGGCAGGAGAGTGATGGTTAAACAAAAATCAGTTTGTGAGCGTGACATGTGGCCAGGCCGGTCAGCAAGGCTACATGCCTTCATGTCACAAGGCTTCATGCCCCGAGAAGGGCGAGGTCACCTGTGAGTTCCCACAGCCTTGGCCCCCAGCAGGAGGCTGGGAGATGGGCCCCATGCCACCCCTCCTTTCAGCTACAGCTCTCGGCCCAGAAGAAGGCAAGAATCAGGGCTCTGGCTCAGCAATCACCCTCTTCTGGATGCTGCCTGGACTGTCCTTACCTTGCCAGCCAGCCTGCTGTCTGCTCTTGAAAATGTTTGCCCAAGGCTTCAAGGCAGCTCTTGATGGCTGGTTTCCCATAAGGGGCCCCCAGTCACCTGCTCAGGCTCCCAGGTACCTGTGAGCTTGGCTCAGTGCCCAGACAGCCTCTGCACCTCCAGACCCTGAGCCAGCCCGCCCACAGGCCAGCAAACGCACCACCTGCTGCAGGATGGCTCTAGGGTCCTGCACCGGTCTCTGATGGGATAGGCAagttcctgcccccaccccaaggggCATGGGGGGCTTGCCCTCTGCCTTATTTAGATAACCTTGCCAGAAACCTCACAGTGCTCCAAAGCCTTGGAACACTTCTCCAGAGCCCCATGGGCCAGAGCGAGGCATTCAGTAGGTGCTCCAAGAatgtgttttctccttctctcatccAGGCAGCCTGGCCAGAAGGAGCCCAGCCCTCTACCCCCTCACCTCCCTagtctctgccctacccccatcATCAGCGGTCAGGACAGGGCAGGCAGGGGAAAGCAGAGCTGGTGGCATCAGGGGTCTTGGGGGGCTGCAGGGTCCTGGCTAGCACAGAAGGCTGGAGCTCACCTGCACGACATCTGCTTCTTCCCAGGAGGCCAGACCCTGTCTGCACCAGAGGCCTTACCTGGAAGATGAAGTGCTCATCAAACTGCGGGTTGGAGGTCTTGCGTTTGGTCTTGGACTGGAGGAAGCACCGCTCGTCGGGCAGCAGATGAAGCTTCACCAGAGGGCTGCAGGTCTCTGAGGGGCCTTGCAGCCTCCGCGCCTTGATCAAGCCCACCAACAGCCGCTCGGCTTCCTGCTGGTATTCCAAGGAGAACCACAGCCGCCCCAGGCAACCCTCAGGGAAGTCCGTCTCACTCGTGTCGTCTAAGAACTTGTATAGCTCTGGGTTGATGGTCCCCACTATGCCTGTATTTCCAACGACACAGGGGCGGGGTGGTCTGCCAGGCCAGAGGAAGGCAGGGCCATGGGGGACAGCGAGCTCTGGGCttcaccacccctgccccctgctcgtCTCTTCTTGGCTGAGCCTCCAGTGGGCAGTTCACTGGCCTCTCCAGACCACATCCACCACCTGCCCTTCTCTAGACTGAACACAACCTCTCTCTCTAGTACAGCTCCTCAGGCAGCCTGCCAGCACTAAGGCAGGGCATATCCAGGCCTGCTTCCCTCTGCGGCTCCCAGCAGAGTGAACAGTGTTCATTTAATCCCTGCCCCTTAGTTCGGGGCCTGCTTGTTGGGCAGGGGGTTCATAGTGCCCAGGACCTGACCTGGCCCCTGTCCATGGTGCCCAGACGATGTCTCAATGATAAAACTTTGCCTCTTCTATTCCTGTTGAAATTAAAAGGGCCTCGCTGATAACTGGGTGGTTCCTGGGAAGGTATCTTGGAAGGTCTTCAGAGCAAAGGTTTGGGCAGAAAGCTGAGCACCCAGCTCCCACCCTTCTGAACTCTGGATCAGCCAACCAATCAGTCTAGGAAAGAACCCATCAAATGTTCTGCACCCGCATACCAGGGTTCCAATCCCTCTGTTGCCTACagcttctgtgaccttgggcaaggcactgTTAGCCTTCCGAAACTCTGTTTATGAATGTGCAAAATGGGGTGAGGATTTCTCCCCCCAAAGAGGCAGGGTGATGTCTTACTCCACAATGGCACATGAGGCCATATCTGGTAGAGGCTAGGGTGCAGCAGGCATTTGGTAAACCCAAGTACCTGGAAAGAATGGTCACTGGGCCACTCTTCCCAAGGGAAACCAGAAGATTCTGCCCAGAGCACTAGGATCCCAAGGGAAATGGCTTTATTGCTGAGACTCAGCAGAGCCCAGCCAGCAGCACCCCTGCTTCTGTTTCACTCCTGGGGTCCAACCCAGGGGGTGGGGCTGCTGCCCAAATTCTGCCCCCAGGAGGCCAGTGGTGTGGGCTTTCCCCAGGCACCACAATCCTGGTGGTCTCTGCCCCCAGAACAAGTGGACCTGGTAATTGGGGGCATCACTGGAGGGCTGCTGGTCCAGGCTGTTTTCCAGGGTCAGGCCCATGAAACCAAATGGTTCCACCCCGGCCAGAGCAGACCCcgaccccaggcaggctctggcgGGAGCACTCACCAAGGTTGCTGCTGGAGGTGTGGGGCAGGAGCTCCGGGGCTGGGCAGGGGTCCCGTGGGACCTGAGCCCACTCTCCACTGTTCAGGGGTACCCAGTCTCGGTCTTGGAAGGAAGGGGGCACCACAAATGGCACACCTGGTGGCCTGTCCCGAGGCGGGAAGATGACATGTTGGTGGCAGGTGGAAGGTGTGGCTCCCACAGCCCATAGGGGTTGagtgccagaggctgggggaggaaaaGCCAGCAGGAGCCGGGAGGAGGCAAGAGCACCATTTTCTGGGCCCACACCtgcccccgcctgccccccaccctcacccgcAGCCAATACCTCTGCCTGTCTGAAGCCAGTGGGGCCAGCACTGCCTCAGCCACTTACTAGTG
Protein-coding regions in this window:
- the SYT15 gene encoding synaptotagmin-15, translating into NGSGSCQVPAIVGVQAAKEQVALVIGGLAGGLLLLLLLIWVSCCLWKRLCAIFTYEELSGTTAASSTQEDKPCPPYATRTQTSRPPGVPFVVPPSFQDRDWVPLNSGEWAQVPRDPCPAPELLPHTSSSNLGIVGTINPELYKFLDDTSETDFPEGCLGRLWFSLEYQQEAERLLVGLIKARRLQGPSETCSPLVKLHLLPDERCFLQSKTKRKTSNPQFDEHFIFQVSSKSITQRVLRFSVYHVDRQRKHQLLGQVFFPLKNETLAGDCRRLIWRDLEAESLEPPSEFGDLQFCLGYNDCLRRLTVVVLRAKGLQLQEDTSFVSVCVKVSLMNHNKFVKCKKTSAVLGSANPVYSETFSFKADPAELDTASLSLTVLQGAEGEKSHALGRVVVGPYMYARGKQLEHWNEMFSKPKELVKRWHALCRTTEP